A single genomic interval of Schistocerca americana isolate TAMUIC-IGC-003095 chromosome 2, iqSchAmer2.1, whole genome shotgun sequence harbors:
- the LOC124593742 gene encoding uncharacterized protein LOC124593742, with the protein MDGQVCVEEAKADITDLKHVLAVSESENKSLKKEQTFASGRISVQHRESYSILTKLIDKNQKRLLRLTELEDTLTKQLLKVCAELTAVNDDISKIELNNEHKKHRAKSQLSKFGTPYFRHKESRPADNSDVLLLRQIGDIGYVDLPKPQSWLESEKKCLVKAIETEERNRQMKDIEIEKLKIKKKMQTCDESERLELQSELDRLKEQSCVMKCTGGIQLFQNSPCKYDWFKISIVDLKGKHSPQECQAMWTHYLHPAVNKGRWKKEEDEALKILVKKYAFSNWDTIALELNTSRSAFQCMCHFQNRLNPLLMRNMWDENDDYTLTVLIKSFRKGDYIPWKKIAYCFSNCSVSNVVSRWKTINPDAVKGKFSEAEDVVLVAAVRKFGKDFKKISDHFPGRTSAQLQERYKSFLKNERDAQPWSPDEDRLIWEKVKEFGHNFSHIATFLMNRNRTQIRHRYYRMLDWLKKHPGEEYPACRSGQFKIAEGPDELWKKVVNVMKDKKVKFSEVNGDALMDDDSFSSLKSKLKLRKRSGVRPGHQRTFHDVDLELANYFCCVYPQSGGRHKINYTNEEIDTHARATSKFLEFLCADLKSVPDSEIENDQMLSRLDKLVLKRMNVNEDENSSARQGSAGASVSAERTENDSENCALSACRICNIKHGERSYINVWHNAVPPNQTSLIGIRSIMLWRNVLQAMISPPTIKTEDTFEECDQHERIQVSEGSCRADADEECSECIKEAKAIFEKHSGIWKSRFQSVFAWAALCSEFAPMSEDTCCLDAEFSEISLGNKGELMDDLETTESNVNVGRKQKKKIKVK; encoded by the coding sequence ATGGATGGGCAGGTGTGTGTCGAAGAAGCTAAAGCAGATATCACTGATTTAAAGCATGTTCTTGCTGTTTCGGAAAGTGAAAATAAAAGTTTAAAGAAGGAGCAGACGTTTGCAAGTGGTCGTATAAGTGTGCAGCATAGGGAGTCCTATTCTATTCTCACAAAGTTAATTGACAAAAACCAGAAACGCTTGTTACGTTTAACTGAATTAGAAGACACGCTTACCAAGCAACTGTTGAAGGTTTGTGCCGAATTGACAGCAGTGAACGACGATATATCAAAAATTGAACTGAATAATGAACATAAAAAGCACCGTGCCAAATCGCAACTTTCGAAATTTGGGACACCTTACTTTAGACACAAGGAATCTAGACCTGCCGATAACTCTGATGTTTTGTTGTTACGGCAGATTGGTGATATAGGATATGTCGATTTGCCAAAACCACAAAGTTGGCTAGAATCTGAAAAGAAATGTTTAGTCAAGGCCATTGAAACTGAAGAACGAAACCGGCAAATGAAGGATATCGAAATAGAAAAACTTAAAATTAAGAAGAAAATGCAGACTTGTGATGAAAGTGAGCGACTGGAGCTTCAGTCAGAACTTGACAGATTAAAGGAACAGTCTTGTGTAATGAAATGTACGGGAGGTATTCAATTGTTTCAGAACAGCCCTTGTAAATATGATTGGTTTAAAATCTCGATTGTAGATTTGAAAGGCAAGCATAGCCCACAGGAATGTCAAGCGATGTGGACGCATTATCTTCATCCAGCCGTTAACAAAGGTCGTTGGAAGAAAGAAGAAGACGAGGCATTGAAAATTCTTGTGAAGAAATATGCATTTAGCAACTGGGATACAATTGCATTGGAGCTTAATACAAGCCGTTCAGCATTTCAGTGTATGTGCCATTTTCAGAACAGACTTAACCCACTGTTAATGAGAAACATGTGGGACGAAAATGATGATTATACACTCACAGTACTCATTAAGTCTTTCAGGAAAGGAGATTATATACCATGGAAAAAAATTGCGTATTGTTTTAGCAATTGCTCAGTTTCAAATGTTGTATCACGTTGGAAAACCATAAACCCTGACGCAGTTAAAGGAAAATTTTCAGAAGCAGAGGACGTGGTTCTCGTTGCGGCTGTCAGGAAGTTtggtaaagattttaaaaaaatatcagacCATTTTCCAGGACGAACAAGTGCGCAGCTGCAGGAGCGGtacaaatcttttttaaaaaatgagcgTGATGCGCAGCCTTGGTCGCCAGATGAAGACAGGCTGATCTGGGAGAAAGTTAAAGAATTTGGACACAACTTTTCTCATATTGCAACATTCTTAATGAACCGTAATCGAACTCAGATAAGACATCGGTATTACAGGATGCTGGACTGGCTGAAGAAACATCCAGGTGAAGAGTATCCTGCATGCAGGAGTGGTCAATTCAAAATAGCTGAAGGACCAGATGAACTTTGGAAAAAGGTTGTGAATGTTATGAAGGAcaaaaaagtgaaatttagtgaagtcaatggtgatgcacttaTGGACGATGACAGTTTTTCAAGCCTCAAAAGCAAGTTGAAATTAAGGAAAAGGTCTGGGGTAAGACCTGGCCACCAGAGGACGTTTCATGATGTTGATTTAGAACTTGCCAATTATTTCTGTTGTGTTTATCCACAGAGTGGAGGGAGGCATAAAATCAATTACACCAATGAggaaattgatacacatgctcgTGCCACATCAAAATTCTTAGAATTTTTGTGTGCAGATTTGAAAAGTGTGCCTGACAGTGAAATTGAGAATGACCAAATGCTTTCCAGGTTAGACAAGTTGGTGCTGAAGAGAATGAATGTCAATGAAGATGAGAATTCTTCAGCTAGGCAAGGATCTGCTGGTGCTAGTGTAAGTGCAGAAAGAACTGAGAATGATTCAGAAAATTGTGCTTTAAGTGCATGTAGGATATGTAACATTAAACATGGTGAAAGATCTTACATTAATGTCTGGCATAATGCAGTACCTCCGAACCAGACCTCACTCATAGGAATTCGTTCTATTATGTTGTGGCGCAATGTTTTGCAAGCTATGATTTCTCCACCTACAATTAAGACTGAGGATACATTTGAGGAATGTGATCAGCATGAGAGAATTCAAGTGAGTGAAGGAAGTTGTAGAGCAGACGCAGATGAAGAGTGTAGTGAGTGTATAAAGGAGGCGAAAGCTATATTTGAAAAACATTCAGGTATTTGGAAATCTCGTTTTCAGTCTGTTTTTGCATGGGCAGCTTTATGTAGTGAGTTTGCTCCTATGTCAGAAGATACATGCTGCCTGGATGCTGAATTTAGTGAAATAAGTCTTGGCAACAAGGGTGAGTTAATGGACGATTTGGAGACTACAGAGTCTAATGTAAATGtaggaaggaaacaaaagaaaaagataaaagtgaaatga